The following are from one region of the Vibrio parahaemolyticus genome:
- a CDS encoding D-alanyl-D-alanine carboxypeptidase family protein produces MRKNTLFNTTFLTGLATFSHFAFAAPTVVPNAPELSSRGYVLMDYHTGKVLVERDADKRLNPASLTKLMTAYVAGQEVNAGNISLDDQVVISRNAWAKNFPDSSKMFIEVNTSVSLSDLYRGLVVQSGNDASVAIAEHVAGSEAGFVSLMNSWASQLGLTNSSFTNPHGLDSDGLYSTPHDIAKLGQAIIRDLPDIYPMYSETSFTYNGITQYNRNGLLRDRSMNVDGMKTGYTSGAGYSLATSATNGDMRLIAVVMGAKSQSVRESESKQLLSYGFRFYDTLMPTAAGTDIANARVWMGQKDELKVGVNRDVYLTLPKGDVNKLKAEVEYNGDLLAPIAQDQVVGTLLYKVDGKVVKETELVALEPAEEGGIFKRIMDWFKRLVASWF; encoded by the coding sequence ATGAGAAAAAATACCTTATTCAACACGACTTTCCTTACCGGCCTTGCTACCTTCTCTCACTTTGCCTTTGCTGCACCAACAGTTGTCCCTAATGCACCTGAATTAAGCTCTCGCGGTTATGTACTGATGGACTATCACACAGGTAAAGTGTTGGTAGAGCGCGATGCAGACAAGCGATTAAACCCTGCGAGCTTAACTAAGCTGATGACTGCTTATGTTGCAGGACAAGAAGTAAACGCTGGCAATATCAGTCTCGATGATCAAGTTGTCATTAGTCGCAACGCTTGGGCGAAAAACTTCCCAGATTCTTCCAAAATGTTCATCGAAGTAAACACATCTGTGTCTCTGTCTGATTTATATCGAGGATTGGTGGTTCAGTCAGGAAACGATGCTAGTGTTGCCATTGCAGAACACGTCGCTGGCAGCGAAGCAGGCTTTGTTAGCTTAATGAATAGTTGGGCGAGTCAACTTGGTTTGACGAATTCCTCATTTACTAACCCTCATGGTTTAGATAGCGATGGTTTGTATTCAACACCGCATGATATAGCTAAGTTGGGTCAAGCAATCATTCGTGATCTGCCAGATATTTATCCGATGTACAGTGAAACGTCTTTTACGTACAACGGTATTACTCAATATAACCGGAATGGTTTACTTCGTGATCGCAGCATGAACGTTGACGGGATGAAAACGGGCTATACCAGTGGTGCAGGTTACAGTTTGGCGACGTCAGCCACCAATGGTGACATGCGCCTTATCGCAGTTGTTATGGGGGCGAAGAGCCAAAGTGTGCGTGAATCAGAAAGTAAGCAACTTCTTAGCTACGGTTTTCGATTCTACGATACCTTGATGCCAACGGCCGCAGGAACTGATATCGCAAACGCTCGCGTTTGGATGGGGCAAAAGGATGAGTTAAAAGTTGGCGTGAACCGCGATGTTTATCTCACTCTGCCTAAAGGTGACGTAAACAAACTTAAAGCGGAAGTGGAATACAACGGTGATTTACTTGCGCCAATTGCTCAAGATCAGGTAGTTGGTACTTTGCTATACAAAGTGGATGGAAAAGTCGTGAAGGAGACCGAGCTAGTTGCACTCGAACCAGCGGAAGAAGGTGGGATTTTTAAACGTATTATGGATTGGTTTAAGCGACTGGTAGCAAGCTGGTTTTAA
- the yghU gene encoding glutathione-dependent disulfide-bond oxidoreductase, translated as MANEYTPPRVWTNDSENGGQWASINRPDSGARHEQELPVGEHPFQLYSMGTPNGQKVTIMFEELLAAGVKEAEYDAYLIKIGDGDQFGSGFVAVNPNSKIPALVDRSGDEPINVFESGNILFYLAEKFGHFLPTEGAKRAEVMNWLFWLQGSAPYLGGGFGHFYAYAPEKFEYPINRFTMEVKRQLDVLDKRLANNAFLGGDEYSIADIATWPWYGNLVLGRAYDAAEFLDVESYKNVVRWAKAIDEREGVKRGRIVNRSWGEEWEQLAERHSAADIDNVLKLKP; from the coding sequence ATGGCTAACGAATACACACCACCAAGAGTTTGGACTAACGACAGTGAAAATGGCGGCCAATGGGCGAGCATTAATCGTCCCGATTCTGGCGCACGTCACGAGCAAGAGTTGCCAGTTGGAGAGCACCCATTCCAGCTTTACTCAATGGGGACTCCTAATGGTCAGAAAGTGACGATCATGTTTGAGGAGCTTTTGGCGGCAGGCGTAAAGGAAGCCGAATACGACGCGTATTTGATCAAGATTGGCGATGGTGACCAATTTGGTTCTGGCTTTGTAGCGGTAAACCCAAACTCTAAAATTCCGGCGCTGGTTGATCGCTCAGGTGATGAACCTATCAACGTGTTTGAATCGGGTAATATTCTTTTCTACTTGGCAGAAAAATTTGGTCACTTCTTACCAACAGAAGGTGCGAAGCGTGCTGAGGTAATGAACTGGCTATTTTGGTTGCAAGGTTCTGCACCATACTTAGGAGGCGGTTTTGGTCACTTCTACGCGTACGCGCCAGAGAAATTCGAGTACCCAATCAACCGTTTTACGATGGAAGTTAAGCGTCAACTGGATGTACTGGACAAACGTCTGGCAAACAACGCCTTTTTAGGTGGTGATGAGTACAGCATTGCCGATATCGCAACTTGGCCTTGGTACGGTAACTTGGTGCTGGGCCGCGCATACGATGCAGCCGAGTTTTTAGATGTGGAGAGCTACAAAAACGTTGTGCGTTGGGCGAAAGCAATTGATGAGCGAGAAGGTGTTAAACGTGGTCGTATTGTTAACCGCTCTTGGGGGGAAGAGTGGGAGCAACTAGCTGAGCGCCACAGTGCTGCAGACATTGATAATGTTTTGAAGCTGAAACCTTAA
- a CDS encoding TetR/AcrR family transcriptional regulator: protein MSVNEKKRGRPTAKQSQLSAESILESAKLLMKKDGKIPSVRLLATQLDVDPMAIYYYFKNKNALLEALTTSLVEDIYQPQANEDWQSELKHLCASYIELLREHNGLLQTMLSMTSHGPAQVFTERYQLIVQPLGLSQQVEQDSLDLLADYLHGFALSISCCHDASLIKTDMLDGPLKLICSSLLASRT, encoded by the coding sequence ATGTCTGTCAACGAAAAGAAACGCGGAAGACCGACCGCAAAGCAGTCACAACTGAGTGCAGAAAGCATCCTGGAGTCGGCTAAATTATTGATGAAAAAAGACGGAAAGATACCAAGTGTTCGTCTTCTAGCGACCCAATTGGATGTGGATCCTATGGCGATCTATTACTACTTCAAAAACAAAAATGCTTTGCTTGAAGCGTTAACGACATCACTGGTGGAAGACATTTATCAACCGCAAGCGAATGAAGATTGGCAAAGCGAACTCAAACACCTGTGCGCTAGTTATATTGAGCTGCTGCGTGAGCATAACGGGCTGTTGCAAACTATGTTAAGCATGACATCCCACGGACCTGCTCAAGTGTTTACTGAGCGCTATCAATTGATTGTTCAACCTTTGGGTTTATCCCAGCAAGTAGAGCAAGACAGTTTGGATCTATTGGCAGATTACCTACACGGTTTTGCGCTGTCGATTAGCTGTTGCCACGATGCAAGCTTGATTAAGACTGATATGTTGGATGGGCCTCTAAAACTGATCTGTTCCTCATTGTTGGCATCTCGAACCTAG
- a CDS encoding dihydrofolate reductase family protein, producing MANIVFIATSLDGYIADKQGKLDWLQSVPNPDNIDTGFVPLMERIDGLVMGRNTLDVVLSFGCDWPYSKPVFVLSNTMTEVPQGYEDKVFLVKGELKDVLADLNTKGFNELYIDGGVTIQNFLKEDLIDEMVITRFPILLGGGAPLFGDLEQPLNFKVIKSEVVLGTLVQTTYVRER from the coding sequence ATGGCAAATATCGTATTTATTGCAACCAGTCTGGACGGTTACATCGCAGATAAACAAGGCAAACTCGACTGGCTACAATCCGTACCAAATCCAGACAACATTGATACTGGCTTCGTCCCACTAATGGAGCGTATAGATGGCTTGGTAATGGGTCGTAATACATTAGATGTCGTACTGAGTTTTGGTTGCGATTGGCCGTACAGCAAGCCCGTGTTCGTACTCAGCAATACCATGACAGAAGTTCCACAAGGCTACGAAGACAAAGTTTTTTTAGTCAAAGGCGAGCTAAAAGATGTACTTGCTGACCTAAATACAAAAGGCTTTAACGAGCTTTACATCGACGGCGGCGTGACGATTCAAAACTTCCTCAAAGAAGATCTTATCGATGAAATGGTGATCACTCGCTTCCCTATCCTACTTGGCGGCGGCGCACCTTTGTTTGGTGATTTGGAACAACCACTCAATTTTAAAGTGATCAAGAGCGAAGTGGTGCTAGGCACCTTAGTTCAAACGACTTACGTGCGTGAAAGGTAA
- a CDS encoding NUDIX hydrolase, producing MDQEYRKLKVPAVAALAVTYRGDELLLVQRSKEPQKYGWGYPGGSVNPGESLHDAARRELFEETQIHGSPEKTFDVIEVNEFDASGEHHHFILIAVLCRYKSGDAIASDDAIDCQWMPIEQIMSEQTTLIEHVGVVARCAAKLIAHNLLV from the coding sequence ATGGATCAAGAATACAGAAAACTGAAAGTACCAGCAGTCGCGGCACTTGCTGTAACTTACCGAGGCGATGAGCTGTTATTGGTACAGCGTTCAAAGGAGCCCCAAAAATATGGCTGGGGTTACCCGGGAGGGTCTGTTAACCCCGGTGAATCATTGCATGACGCTGCTCGCAGAGAGTTATTTGAAGAAACGCAAATTCATGGTTCACCGGAAAAAACGTTTGATGTGATCGAAGTTAATGAGTTTGATGCAAGCGGTGAGCACCACCATTTTATTTTGATTGCGGTATTGTGTCGTTATAAATCAGGCGATGCAATCGCGTCAGATGACGCAATCGACTGTCAGTGGATGCCTATCGAGCAGATCATGTCAGAACAAACCACATTGATTGAGCATGTGGGCGTCGTTGCAAGGTGTGCAGCAAAACTAATAGCCCATAATTTACTCGTTTGA
- the leuA gene encoding 2-isopropylmalate synthase has translation MLEIPSEKYRVAPVISFPQRTWPSKILKQAPRWCSTDLRDGNQSLSNPMNIDKKLKFFHHLVECGFKEIEVAFPSASQTDFDFVRCLIENELIPGDVTIQVITQSRSDLIERTIDSITGASKAIVHLYNATAPSFRDIVFSQDKMSTLELAVNGAKQIKALCEKRPETEWTLEYSPETFNFTESEFALEICEAVASVWQPSKTRQLIINLPTTVECNTPNVFADQIEHFINTFSSLEHVTISVHPHNDRGTGVASAELAMLAGATRVEGCLFGNGERTGNVDLVTLALNLYSQGIDPKLRFHDIRHTVELVEQCNEIPVHPRHPYAGRLVFTAFSGSHQDAIKKGFSSYSSKLRTFWDIPYLPIDPMDLGCNYEEVIRVNSQSGKSGAAWLLQENHGLLLPKMLQADLSKKVKSHTDRSGCEINLSELWQLFRQSYGLVSNPTISLQSYHSQTTKIGQKIEAKIHHNNKMIGCVGSGNGLMSALLKGLMEQYGLQVNIVDYHEHTLGSRTQSKAACYVQLQSAISNVSFFGVAIEEDATKASLQALLNAYSNLLQTNLAL, from the coding sequence ATGTTAGAAATACCATCAGAAAAATACCGAGTAGCTCCTGTTATCAGCTTTCCACAAAGAACATGGCCTTCGAAGATATTAAAACAAGCCCCTCGTTGGTGCTCAACCGATTTACGAGATGGTAACCAATCTTTATCTAACCCAATGAATATTGATAAAAAACTGAAGTTCTTTCACCACTTAGTTGAATGCGGATTCAAGGAGATTGAGGTTGCATTCCCATCAGCATCGCAAACGGATTTTGACTTTGTTCGATGTCTGATCGAGAACGAGTTAATTCCAGGTGATGTTACTATTCAGGTGATTACGCAATCCAGATCGGACTTGATTGAGCGAACAATTGATTCTATAACAGGGGCGTCTAAGGCCATCGTCCATTTGTACAATGCTACAGCTCCATCTTTTAGAGATATTGTTTTTTCTCAGGATAAAATGTCTACTCTAGAACTTGCTGTAAATGGGGCTAAACAGATTAAAGCCTTATGTGAAAAACGACCTGAAACTGAATGGACTCTTGAGTATTCACCAGAGACATTCAATTTTACGGAATCCGAGTTTGCACTTGAAATCTGTGAAGCAGTAGCGTCAGTATGGCAGCCAAGCAAGACACGGCAGCTTATCATTAACCTGCCAACAACCGTTGAATGTAACACTCCTAACGTTTTTGCAGACCAGATTGAACACTTCATAAATACATTTAGTTCATTAGAGCACGTGACAATCAGTGTTCATCCTCATAATGATCGAGGTACTGGTGTTGCTAGTGCCGAACTCGCCATGCTAGCAGGAGCGACTCGGGTAGAAGGTTGTTTATTCGGGAACGGTGAACGTACAGGCAATGTTGACTTGGTCACACTCGCGCTAAACCTTTATTCACAAGGCATTGATCCTAAATTGCGCTTTCATGACATTCGGCATACGGTTGAACTCGTCGAGCAGTGTAACGAAATCCCTGTTCACCCTCGTCACCCTTATGCTGGAAGGCTCGTTTTCACCGCCTTTTCGGGCTCTCATCAAGATGCCATTAAAAAAGGATTTTCTTCGTATAGCTCTAAGTTGAGGACCTTCTGGGATATCCCTTATTTGCCGATAGACCCTATGGATTTGGGGTGTAACTATGAAGAAGTGATTCGTGTAAACAGTCAATCAGGTAAGAGTGGTGCCGCATGGTTACTACAAGAAAACCACGGATTGTTACTGCCTAAAATGCTCCAAGCCGATTTGAGTAAAAAAGTGAAAAGTCATACCGATAGATCGGGATGTGAAATTAATCTTTCGGAATTATGGCAACTATTCAGACAGTCTTATGGTCTAGTGAGTAACCCGACCATAAGCTTGCAGAGCTATCACAGTCAAACAACAAAGATTGGCCAAAAAATTGAAGCCAAAATTCATCACAACAACAAAATGATAGGATGTGTTGGTTCTGGGAATGGTCTAATGTCTGCGTTGCTAAAAGGGTTAATGGAACAATATGGTCTGCAGGTAAATATCGTTGACTATCACGAGCATACTCTCGGTTCACGAACCCAAAGTAAAGCGGCCTGTTATGTGCAGCTACAGTCTGCGATTTCTAACGTGAGCTTTTTTGGCGTCGCAATTGAAGAAGATGCAACAAAAGCATCTCTACAAGCATTGTTGAATGCCTACTCTAATTTACTACAGACTAACTTAGCGCTTTAA
- a CDS encoding helix-turn-helix domain-containing protein, translating to MLNPIDFYLPNPRTEALVMLCKNVSERLSHPWTASDAAKYLGQSERTVSRRFQQELGLTFTEWLRQKRLLHASELLASGCSVLDTALAIGYDSPSAFSAMFKSRTGLSPREYCPMVNPLEQD from the coding sequence TTGCTAAACCCCATTGATTTTTATCTCCCCAACCCAAGAACCGAAGCATTGGTCATGCTCTGTAAAAACGTATCTGAGCGTCTTTCACACCCATGGACGGCTTCAGATGCTGCCAAGTATTTGGGCCAAAGTGAAAGAACTGTTTCTCGTCGGTTTCAGCAAGAGCTAGGTCTAACGTTCACAGAATGGCTGCGTCAGAAACGATTACTACATGCGTCTGAACTTTTAGCCAGCGGGTGCAGTGTGTTAGATACTGCATTAGCGATTGGATATGACAGCCCTAGCGCATTTAGCGCGATGTTTAAAAGTCGAACGGGGCTGTCTCCGAGGGAATATTGTCCGATGGTTAATCCATTAGAACAAGATTAA
- a CDS encoding beta-ketoacyl-ACP reductase: protein MKPEKVAVVTGAARGIGQAICEQLLEDGFHVVGLDISPLEWSQSAQLSSYQVNLCDAAAVSEVVDSIVEQHGRIDALVNNAGITRDALLPDMLEQDWDSVIDVNLKAVFLLTQRVAPVMLEQGAGSIVSISSIVGTDGNIGQSNYGASKGGVISMSKGWAKELSRKGAQIRVNCVAPGFITTDMTKNLPEKVIQMMESKTPLGRMGSVQDIANGVAFLVSDKSAFITGQVLKIDGGLVL from the coding sequence ATGAAACCGGAAAAAGTAGCAGTAGTCACTGGTGCGGCACGTGGTATTGGCCAAGCTATTTGTGAGCAATTACTGGAGGATGGATTCCACGTCGTCGGGCTAGACATATCGCCTTTGGAATGGAGCCAGTCGGCGCAGCTAAGCAGTTATCAAGTCAATTTGTGCGATGCCGCTGCTGTTAGCGAAGTGGTAGACAGTATTGTAGAGCAGCATGGAAGAATCGATGCGCTGGTTAATAACGCGGGTATTACTCGCGATGCATTGCTGCCAGACATGCTAGAACAAGATTGGGACAGCGTAATCGATGTGAACTTAAAGGCTGTGTTCTTACTTACTCAACGCGTCGCGCCAGTAATGCTAGAGCAGGGCGCAGGTAGCATTGTCAGCATTTCTTCTATCGTGGGTACGGATGGCAATATTGGGCAAAGTAACTACGGCGCAAGTAAAGGTGGCGTCATCTCAATGAGCAAAGGCTGGGCGAAAGAACTTTCAAGAAAGGGTGCACAGATACGCGTCAACTGTGTCGCGCCAGGCTTTATCACCACCGACATGACCAAGAACCTGCCAGAAAAAGTCATTCAAATGATGGAAAGTAAAACGCCCCTAGGACGTATGGGCTCGGTGCAAGATATCGCCAATGGCGTTGCGTTTCTGGTCTCTGATAAAAGTGCGTTTATAACCGGACAAGTGCTCAAGATTGATGGTGGGTTGGTGCTTTAA
- a CDS encoding metal ABC transporter permease has protein sequence MTEYTWLAPAILCGVIALIGNVVLGQQVLKRQIIFIDLAVAQVAALGAALSHYWLNSSTLYVRIPWLSESWLGAMLGPWIMSLLLCGLIAALEKRNHPHLEPMIGSLFVVSASLAVLLVSKDPHGADFIQGILNGQLLWSTWQDVWPLTVITGAMLLLVRTKPEFMRGSGFYLIFAILMPITVKLTGIYLEFALLVIPALCAASLKGRRFLTASLGIGTIGILLGIAASAKYDLPSGATIVITLFMTGLVFNLFSPLRKIVLLQMKS, from the coding sequence ATGACTGAATACACATGGTTAGCGCCGGCTATTTTGTGCGGCGTGATTGCGCTAATTGGTAACGTCGTACTGGGCCAGCAAGTATTAAAGCGGCAGATCATTTTCATCGACCTTGCGGTGGCTCAAGTCGCAGCTTTGGGTGCGGCGCTTAGTCATTATTGGCTAAACTCATCTACTTTGTACGTGAGGATTCCTTGGTTATCGGAATCTTGGCTTGGTGCAATGCTTGGCCCTTGGATAATGTCGTTATTGTTATGCGGATTGATTGCTGCATTAGAAAAGCGAAATCATCCGCATCTTGAGCCGATGATTGGCAGCTTGTTTGTGGTATCTGCCTCTTTGGCGGTGTTACTTGTTAGCAAAGACCCACATGGTGCTGATTTCATTCAAGGGATTTTGAATGGTCAGCTACTGTGGTCGACATGGCAAGATGTTTGGCCGTTGACGGTAATCACTGGTGCGATGTTGTTGCTAGTACGTACAAAGCCCGAATTTATGCGTGGTAGCGGTTTTTATCTCATCTTCGCTATTTTGATGCCGATCACCGTCAAACTGACGGGGATTTACCTAGAGTTTGCTTTATTGGTGATTCCCGCTTTATGCGCTGCGAGCCTTAAAGGTAGACGTTTTTTAACCGCCAGTTTAGGTATCGGAACTATTGGTATTTTGTTGGGGATAGCAGCTTCTGCAAAGTATGATTTGCCTAGTGGTGCAACGATTGTTATTACGCTGTTTATGACGGGTTTAGTATTTAATCTCTTCTCACCGCTGAGAAAAATCGTGTTGTTACAGATGAAGAGTTAA
- a CDS encoding metal ABC transporter solute-binding protein, Zn/Mn family gives MRSKSLTFISKGLGTMAAIAAIVSSPTWALDIFVCEPEWKALLQRHAPEANIYSATTDKQDPHYVQARPSLIAKMRQADLAMCSGAELEVGWLPMLQARSSNAAVQNGAKSMIYAASSVRMLDTHQHVDRSMGDIHAHGNPHVQFAANDMITLSRVVTQRLQAVDPENAPTYQLNGMKFRAHWRKKLNEWEAKAQPLQGKRVVGYHSTYRYLFDWLGMVQVADLEPKPGVSPTTSHLQSLTKLDASSFDAIVYSSHQDQRPAMWLQQQTNKPVVQLPLTVSKEQNLDDLYDEVIAELLDVFVSPSAVKF, from the coding sequence ATGCGTTCTAAGTCATTAACCTTTATCTCTAAAGGTTTAGGTACAATGGCAGCGATTGCTGCCATTGTTTCTTCTCCAACATGGGCTTTGGATATTTTTGTTTGTGAGCCGGAATGGAAAGCTTTATTGCAACGCCACGCTCCGGAAGCAAATATCTATTCTGCTACTACCGATAAACAAGATCCACATTACGTGCAAGCTCGCCCTTCGTTGATTGCGAAAATGCGTCAAGCCGATTTGGCTATGTGTTCTGGAGCAGAGCTAGAAGTTGGGTGGTTGCCTATGCTACAGGCACGAAGCTCAAATGCTGCGGTGCAAAATGGGGCAAAAAGCATGATTTACGCTGCCAGTTCTGTACGTATGCTGGATACACATCAACATGTGGATCGCAGTATGGGTGACATTCATGCGCATGGTAATCCGCACGTGCAGTTTGCGGCTAATGACATGATTACGCTTTCGCGCGTTGTGACTCAGCGTTTGCAAGCGGTTGATCCTGAAAATGCGCCAACCTACCAGCTCAATGGGATGAAGTTTCGTGCGCATTGGCGAAAAAAACTCAACGAATGGGAAGCAAAAGCTCAACCATTACAGGGGAAACGGGTTGTTGGATATCACTCCACTTACCGATATTTATTTGATTGGCTAGGTATGGTTCAAGTCGCGGATCTTGAACCGAAACCAGGGGTATCGCCGACGACCTCGCATCTGCAATCACTGACCAAGTTGGACGCAAGTTCGTTTGATGCGATTGTGTATTCGTCTCACCAAGATCAACGCCCCGCAATGTGGTTGCAACAACAAACAAACAAACCTGTCGTCCAATTGCCTTTGACGGTGTCAAAGGAGCAGAACTTAGATGATTTGTACGATGAAGTGATTGCCGAGTTACTCGATGTGTTTGTTTCTCCTAGTGCTGTGAAGTTTTGA